Proteins encoded together in one Carya illinoinensis cultivar Pawnee chromosome 3, C.illinoinensisPawnee_v1, whole genome shotgun sequence window:
- the LOC122303144 gene encoding 40S ribosomal protein S20-2: MAYAMKPPKQQGVDEPQEQIHKIRITLSSKNVKNLEKVCADLVRGAKDKRLRVKGPVRMPTKVLHITTRKSPCGEGTNTWDRFELRVHKRVIDLFSSPDVVKQITSITIEPGVEVEVTIADS; the protein is encoded by the exons ATGGCTTACGCAATGAAGCCGCCGAAGCAGCAGGGTGTGGACGAACCCCAGGAGCAGATTCACAAGATCAGGATCACCCTCTCCTCCAAAAACGTCAAGAATCTCGAGAAAG TTTGTGCGGATTTAGTTCGTGGTGCCAAGGACAAGCGTTTGAGGGTTAAGGGACCAGTGAGAATGCCCACCAAGGTTCTGCACATTACCACCAGGAAGTCCCCTTGCGGTGAAG GCACCAACACTTGGGATAGATTTGAGCTTCGTGTCCACAAACGAGTAATTGATCTCTTCAGCTCCCCTGATGTTGTTAAGCAGATCACCTCTATCACTATTGAACCTGGTGTGGAGGTTGAGGTTACCATTGCAGATTCTTGA